The following are encoded in a window of Roseimaritima ulvae genomic DNA:
- a CDS encoding phosphoribosylaminoimidazolesuccinocarboxamide synthase: MTFQIDAAGALLETDLPLPKRSGKVRDVYDLGDELLIISTDRISAFDWILPVGIPGKGQLLTAMSRFWFNLLDFPNHLVSCNLPLDRLPGIDPTPLAGRSMVVRKADVVPFECVVRGYLEGSGWSEYQDNGAVCGIQLPAGLQQCDRLPEPIFTPATKAEEGHDENVSFERMAETIGDDLAMRLRTATLNIYQAAAEHARQRGILIADTKFEFGIAQDELILVDEVLTPDSSRFWAADEYEPGHAQPSFDKQFVREWLGSTNWDRNSPPPPLPADIVARTREKYQEAYDRVVG, encoded by the coding sequence ATGACCTTCCAAATCGACGCTGCTGGAGCCCTCTTGGAGACCGATCTGCCGCTGCCCAAACGCAGTGGCAAGGTCCGCGACGTGTACGACCTGGGCGACGAATTATTGATCATCAGCACCGATCGGATCAGCGCCTTCGACTGGATCCTGCCGGTCGGCATCCCCGGCAAAGGCCAGCTGCTGACGGCGATGAGCCGGTTCTGGTTCAACTTGCTGGATTTCCCCAACCACTTGGTGTCCTGCAACCTGCCCCTGGACCGGCTGCCGGGCATCGACCCGACCCCTCTGGCCGGTCGTTCGATGGTGGTTCGCAAAGCCGACGTGGTGCCCTTCGAATGCGTCGTCCGTGGCTACTTGGAAGGCAGCGGCTGGAGCGAGTATCAGGACAACGGAGCCGTCTGTGGGATCCAGCTGCCCGCCGGCTTGCAGCAATGTGATCGCTTGCCCGAGCCAATCTTTACGCCGGCTACCAAAGCCGAAGAAGGGCACGACGAAAACGTGTCGTTCGAGCGGATGGCGGAAACTATCGGTGACGATTTAGCAATGCGGTTGCGAACCGCGACGCTGAACATCTATCAAGCCGCTGCCGAGCACGCTCGACAACGCGGCATCCTGATCGCCGATACCAAATTCGAATTCGGCATTGCCCAAGACGAACTGATTTTGGTGGACGAAGTCTTAACGCCCGATAGCTCGCGGTTCTGGGCGGCCGATGAATATGAACCCGGCCACGCTCAGCCTTCGTTTGACAAACAATTTGTCCGCGAATGGCTGGGCAGCACCAACTGGGACCGCAACAGCCCTCCCCCGCCCTTGCCCGCGGACATCGTCGCGCGGACGCGGGAAAAGTATCAAGAAGCCTACGACCGGGTGGTCGGCTAA